From Phycisphaerae bacterium:
CGCGACGCCCAGGTTCTGATCAACGGACAGAGGGCCCGGGTGGATGGGCGGACGGCCCGTCTGGACAGTGACGAGATGGCCCTCGAGCTGACCGTGCAGCCGGCCTTCGTGCTGGTTCCCAATGCCCGCACGACCTTGCAGGTGACCGGCGGCGGCCGGACATTCGCACTGACCCCGAACCTCGCGACCGGGCGCGCCGCGGTGGGCATCGGCGCGGTCAATACCGGCATCCTGGGTGATCGGCAGACGGGGCGTCTGGCCTCCCTGGCGTCCGGCCAGGCCAACGCGCTGACCTCGGGCAACCTTCACAGCAGCCAGAGCATCGTGGAGTCGGCGATCCGCGAGGTCGCCTCGCTCCGCGGACGGCTGGGGGCCTTCCAGAGATACACGGTCGAAAGCGCCCTGCGCAGCCAGCAGGTGGCGCTGGAGAACATCAGCGCCGCTGAATCGGCGATCCGCGACGTGGACTTCGCCGTCGAGACCGCCCATCTGGCCCGGTCGGACATCCTGGTCCAGTCCGCCTCGCGGGTGCTCCGGACCGCCAATGCTCTGCCTCAGATCATCCTCCAACTCCTGGCCCCCTAGCGAATTTGCGGCTTGACCTTACCGAAACGCCCCCTACAATGGTCCCAGTTTGTCCGGAGACGCTGCCAAAGGACGGCTGATGCCTCAGATGATTGGCACTTCAAACATCGAGGTTCCTGCCACGACCGGCCGGGGCGTTGCCGGTTGCGCGAGAT
This genomic window contains:
- a CDS encoding flagellin, with protein sequence RDAQVLINGQRARVDGRTARLDSDEMALELTVQPAFVLVPNARTTLQVTGGGRTFALTPNLATGRAAVGIGAVNTGILGDRQTGRLASLASGQANALTSGNLHSSQSIVESAIREVASLRGRLGAFQRYTVESALRSQQVALENISAAESAIRDVDFAVETAHLARSDILVQSASRVLRTANALPQIILQLLAP